The genomic stretch TATTCAGATGATATAATATcatcatacacatatacataaaggTTTATTTAAATCACAGAAGTAACAGTTGcaacaatattacaatatatattatatatatatatatatatatatatatatatatatatatatatatatgtacatatacatacatggtAAACacgtatacattatatatgcagtaaaattataacaaacgTACACAAGTACTCATGTATACATGtactcatatatacatataatgagaACTATTCAGATCTTGAATGTCTTTTAATTGCATACGTAATGCATACCATTTGTTAATCGAGAGATATAGAAAATcacaactttttaaataatgttcaaAGATCATGAAATGTTGGTAGCGATACGATGTTGAAGTAATGTTAAGTGTTTTACAGTCAAAGAGAGAGTATAAAATCgctagaaatatataacaatagtaTCATTTCGACTTACAATAACTATGTATAAGtattcatcaaaatttgaCAGTATTTGTTAATCTTGTTTTAAGATCATAAGAGAATGAAATGATGTAATTTTGTGTATCACCATCTTCACattcattttataacattgatacagaatatataattctaaacaaAACGTTTAACTTGTATCATCTATCAGTCTatgaatttaatgtttatgcCTTGCTCTAGACAGGctcttattgtattaaaaacagATTTACATAAGACAGAGTATATAAGCTTACATTACAAAATGAATTTCATTACATTGATCtctcttaagaaaaaaatttaataatcattttggaataataataaataatataaacaaaataattaaatctttgtagagagagaaaaatatttacattttttttaaattgtaaaatttcttgaaaaagttacttataataatgttaataacaataaacaaagatttattaactcgagatatcaaattttcttaaaaacaatttagatattcatttaaatttatataaaacaataaatcttgaaaataatttttttttcaacattaacagctgtattatataattacataattatagagTTTTATAGTGCAATCCTTCcctatattattacttttaaattgcactatttaaatagataaatagcgaactttaataaagtaatgttGTCTCATAAATACAAATGCAAAGAGTTAACTTTAACTTAGGAACTAtagacttttaatttttgaactatatttttataaggatttattaaaataaataaataaataaatgcagatTCTGGAGTAGCATGCATATTTGCATGTTTTTGCGACATAGCTTGAACAGGCGTGTACTTACGTTTGGCTTGATCCAGGTGTTGTGTCTGGATTTTGGGATTGATTGAGAAATAACACGTTGCTCGACTTAATTCTAGGTCCAGACGTGATTAATGAAGGTGAGGGACTAATACAAGGTGTCGAACAATGACTATTGCTTAAATCGCATTGATCCAATAATTTCCAAAGCTCTTCTGGTGTAGGTCCTCCCGaagtatctaaaaattataaaaatcaggGTGATAAAatggcaattaatttttttattaaatcaatgagattaaagatatatcttttttataagtaaatataatcaaatttttaaaaataaatatagtatattactaatatttatcattaaattatatatcagccattatttattaagaataaaaaaaaacaataaacattataatatttatcagataaattatatcatggaTACGATATTGTTtactttttagaattttttagatacatgTGTTTCACGTTAATTTTCTGTTTCCTGCAGAATTTCAGATATGTGAATCATGCTCGCCGATTTCGTTACGTCACCACgatggaagaaagagagagtaacATACTTTGAGTGGCATTGAAAGACGGATCCAATGCCGTTGTGAGGTCCCACATTTGTATAGTGCCGTTAGAATGGCCAGTGAATATGAAGCGTCTGGGCCTTGAGCCCATGCGACTAGAGCCTTCACACTCATGCACGTAAAATGAGCTTATAATGCTACCATCCACCGATTGTATCACGCAAACTCTTTTTCCATTAGATGCTAATCGAACAAATAATTGATCGGTTTCGGGTACAACCTTCTGCACGAACACTTGCTCGTCGTCTTGTTCGCCAAACGGCCCTGCGTACCCATTATTTgagtattaatataacatataagaaagaatataaaaatcagtattttaataaaaaatatttttaatgttggtgaatatatatacatataaagaaatttaaagagaaaaatatcatttaaaaatattcccaAATCGAAGAAAGAATAATGTACCGAAGTCGTTGCCGGCGTTGTAGCTAACGCAGGGATCGATTGCTTCCAAGGAAACAATTTTGAAGCTTGCTTCAGGCGTTGATCCCGGTTGCGTTGAAATCATTCCGCGAAATCTGGTTACCGCCCAACTTCTAACGTGATTATACTCCGAACAAACAGACACCAAGTATTTTTCCGAAAGCGTTACCTATAACATAATTCGGGCATGATTGAAATTAATGTGTAtacaacattataatttaatttataattttaacacgaaaattttcgtcaaaaaaaattatattgcacgtACTTTGGTTACACTGCTCTGGTGTACtgtaaaagtttgaaataactGTGGACCATGACCAACTGTTTCGGGATGTTGAACGATTACTCGGACACTTCCGGATTTCGTGCCATAAGCAATTTCTATCCAATTTCCACAGAGACCTGCATTGGGAATGATATACTTTTAGGTGAAATgtgtttttcatatttgcatTAACCATCTGACGCacttaaaaaaacataactgtttaattatattcacaaaTAGATATCACCTGTTATTAAGagtttcttttatcaaaaatgaaatttatatttattatattatatgtatcaatttattatatttgaaattttatattgcaccaatcaataattaatagtacATCAGAGGATTAATTTGTATGTGGgtgcatacatatttttgtgtgTTTGTAGAACTGCAATAATGgaaaatgttcaaaatataataaaataatatttaaaaacagatgtctcaatatattattaatataaaataattagtatataaatgtttttaataaataaagctcACAATATTGCATGCTGTGCATTGCAACAATAAGCAGaagcaatttataaaagaaacaaaatgtataacaataattgtacataattatattttacaattaagcAACTACATCTACAGATATAGATAttaacattttgaaattataattataatttacagctATCgacttttatatgtatgattgaaaaaaaaatataaatttgtcactattaacgaaaaaaatatatgtggcaaagatacatattttctattacCTCCCTTTCCCCTCTCAGATGCTGGCATGGAACATATTACTATGAATAGTAAGAGCAAGCAAGCAACTCCGacaattaaattgtatcaaCAGAATCCATTGCATaaagtaatatgtaaaaaaaatcaaagagtaCATTGCATTAGTACAACTGGACGCATAAGGATAGCAGGGTTGTATGTGCAAATGTGCAATCTCTAATATTATCTCGTgtcttgtataaattaattttttcgattattagAAAGAGAAACTTACATAAATAGAGTTTTACAttgatattctattaaaacaaATGTGCTTCATGATATAAActcttgcaaatatataagtatttatttttacattactaATATGTTGTAAAATATGACTATGCGCCAGTGTACCGATATAAAACTTAATGCTATCTGAGAGGAAGAaggtatatttattcttatttaatcgCACGATTTACGTTTGATACAGTCAACATAAAGTAGAAGCGAATAACGCTTCAATTTAGACGTGAGAAAGCAGAACATCTGCTTATATCGACCCATACTTGCCTTGTGCTATTTATCCAGTTGTACAAAATGAAGCaaagaatgtaataataaactctcattaatatttttaacgatcaATATCAAGtctcataatattaatattaatattactctaATTTTAACCAACGTAATTATAGTAAGCAATAATTTtcactataattttattaaattaatgaatatattttcttcgtatattttattcatttaaataaattatggaataaaattattcattaaaataaattattgaatagaaTATACACCAGTCAgtgtataataacaattatatatttacatatatatatatatatatatatatatatatatatatatatatatatttattagtatatgtatatatttaaaagctttgttttatcttagcatacaatagaaataattttcatcataaaattaaattggcatattataataacgttTGTTATTACATTCTGCACTAAGCAGccttaataaacattttttaataatgtatatcacTCATTGGAAGATCgtttttttaacgaataatattaattaactttaatttagaAGATTTTACCTTTTCTGTATCTTATTATTTGTcggcattttaatattaagacgAAAATAGAGATAAAGGAGACTTACTTGTTTTCGGCGTCAAATACACAGATATTGCAGTTATGGGATCGTAACTCGGATCTCGATATAACTCGGTCACAAGCAGGTCGTTATCCTTCATTCGCAAAggaaatttttgcatatctgcaatcaaaattattatagcagttatataacaagtttttttaatcaagaagaaaaattaaaaatttatttctattctaaTTAAGGTGTTTTggatctattaaatattcttttggcTATAGATCTTCaaagtttttcaaatattagatGCATTAagcgaatttttatattcttgtataCACCACTAAAAATATTCAGATCTTGtttcattcaaaaattttgattttcttaccaatataataaatggacCCATTGTTGCAACCTAAAAGAAGAAAGGACCCAGCTGTATCAAATGACAGGATGGGTACTACATCTTGTATCTGCCAGTGATGAGTCATCGCATGCCACACGCCGATTTTTCCAGTCGGCGACAACGCGACCAATTGGCTACCAATGAAGAATAGATATTCTACGCGTACATTCAAATTGA from Cataglyphis hispanica isolate Lineage 1 chromosome 3, ULB_Chis1_1.0, whole genome shotgun sequence encodes the following:
- the LOC126848236 gene encoding BTB/POZ domain-containing protein KCTD3 isoform X2, whose amino-acid sequence is MATVHLGVSDIVHLNVGGTRFSTSRQTLTWIQDSFFTALLSNRIDSHKDETGALFIDRDPKLFSIILNYLRTKDIDLKNVDIRTLRHEAEYYGITPLVKRLMLCEDLTQSSCGDVLFYGYLPPPCIPLQEPVAVTSNVSDVTVHIRVGSSANSRIDGPSSSQSTTTTNSINQNITGPQNHKGTLGTHMRNSSLDYRLPQRGLPHSRTPSLDLRHVRNNSADLNKLYKNDIGLVFGLQQVSSWVDPLRVQIIKAHHNWIVIAYAHFITCYRLKDSSGWQHVFTSPHIECIIERVAINAKMGSGADGKMVAISYGSQVRLWGVSEEGIKINVGTFNLNVRVEYLFFIGSQLVALSPTGKIGVWHAMTHHWQIQDVVPILSFDTAGSFLLLGCNNGSIYYIDMQKFPLRMKDNDLLVTELYRDPSYDPITAISVYLTPKTTSERGKGGLCGNWIEIAYGTKSGSVRVIVQHPETVGHGPQLFQTFTVHQSSVTKVTLSEKYLVSVCSEYNHVRSWAVTRFRGMISTQPGSTPEASFKIVSLEAIDPCVSYNAGNDFGPFGEQDDEQVFVQKVVPETDQLFVRLASNGKRVCVIQSVDGSIISSFYVHECEGSSRMGSRPRRFIFTGHSNGTIQMWDLTTALDPSFNATQNTSGGPTPEELWKLLDQCDLSNSHCSTPCISPSPSLITSGPRIKSSNVLFLNQSQNPDTTPGSSQT
- the LOC126848236 gene encoding BTB/POZ domain-containing protein KCTD3 isoform X3 — encoded protein: MATVHLGVSDIVHLNVGGTRFSTSRQTLTWIQDSFFTALLSNRIDSHKDETGALFIDRDPKLFSIILNYLRTKDIDLKNVDIRTLRHEAEYYGITPLVKRLMLCEDLTQSSCGDVLFYGYLPPPCIPLQEPVAVTSNVSDVTVHIRVGSSANSRIDGPSSSQSTTTTNSINQNITGPQNHKGTLGTHMRNSSLDYRLPQRGLPHSRTPSLDLRHVRNNSADLNKLYKNDIGLVFGLQQVSSWVDPLRVQIIKAHHNWIVIAYAHFITCYRLKDSSGWQHVFTSPHIECIIERVAINAKMGSGADGKMVAISYGSQVRLWGVSEEGIKINVGTFNLNVRVEYLFFIGSQLVALSPTGKIGVWHAMTHHWQIQDVVPILSFDTAGSFLLLGCNNGSIYYIDMQKFPLRMKDNDLLVTELYRDPSYDPITAISVYLTPKTSLCGNWIEIAYGTKSGSVRVIVQHPETVGHGPQLFQTFTVHQSSVTKVTLSEKYLVSVCSEYNHVRSWAVTRFRGMISTQPGSTPEASFKIVSLEAIDPCVSYNAGNDFGPFGEQDDEQVFVQKVVPETDQLFVRLASNGKRVCVIQSVDGSIISSFYVHECEGSSRMGSRPRRFIFTGHSNGTIQMWDLTTALDPSFNATQNTSGGPTPEELWKLLDQCDLSNSHCSTPCISPSPSLITSGPRIKSSNVLFLNQSQNPDTTPGSSQT
- the LOC126848236 gene encoding BTB/POZ domain-containing protein KCTD3 isoform X1, with the translated sequence MATVHLGVSDIVHLNVGGTRFSTSRQTLTWIQDSFFTALLSNRIDSHKDETGALFIDRDPKLFSIILNYLRTKDIDLKNVDIRTLRHEAEYYGITPLVKRLMLCEDLTQSSCGDVLFYGYLPPPCIPLQEPVAVTSNVSDVTVHIRVGSSANSRIDGPSSSQSTTTTNSINQNITGPQNHKGTLGTHMRNSSLDYRLPQRGLPHSRTPSLDLRHVRNNSADLNKLYKNDIGLVFGLQQVSSWVDPLRVQIIKAHHNWIVIAYAHFITCYRLKDSSGWQHVFTSPHIECIIERVAINAKMGSGADGKMVAISYGSQVRLWGVSEEGIKINVGTFNLNVRVEYLFFIGSQLVALSPTGKIGVWHAMTHHWQIQDVVPILSFDTAGSFLLLGCNNGSIYYIDMQKFPLRMKDNDLLVTELYRDPSYDPITAISVYLTPKTIICSMPASERGKGGLCGNWIEIAYGTKSGSVRVIVQHPETVGHGPQLFQTFTVHQSSVTKVTLSEKYLVSVCSEYNHVRSWAVTRFRGMISTQPGSTPEASFKIVSLEAIDPCVSYNAGNDFGPFGEQDDEQVFVQKVVPETDQLFVRLASNGKRVCVIQSVDGSIISSFYVHECEGSSRMGSRPRRFIFTGHSNGTIQMWDLTTALDPSFNATQNTSGGPTPEELWKLLDQCDLSNSHCSTPCISPSPSLITSGPRIKSSNVLFLNQSQNPDTTPGSSQT